One window of Sphingomonas sp. KC8 genomic DNA carries:
- a CDS encoding type III restriction-modification system endonuclease, whose product MKLHFEPDLDYQHVAIEAVCDLFRGQEINRTEFTVTRQSGGGAQQELGLVENALGIGNRLSLLDDEIIGNLKGIQLRNGLPPSASLASGDFTVEMETGTGKTYVYLRTIFELNKRFGFTKFVIVVPSVAIKEGVYKTLQITEEHFKGLYSGQPFDYFLYDSSKLGQVRNFATSPTIQIMVVTVGAINKKDVNNLYKDSEKTGGEAPIDLIRATRPVIIVDEPQSVDGGLEGRGKEALTAMNPLCTLRYSATHADKHHMVYRLDAVDAYERKLVKQIEVASLEVEGGHNKAYLRFLSASNKRGAITAKVEIDVQEGGKVHRKEVTVQDSDDLEDATGRAIYKDCRIGEIRVAGAGSLLEVKTAGSESFLSVGQAIGDVDADAVRRLMIRRTITEHLEKERRLAPLGVKVLSLFFIDAVEHYRSYDEDGNTVKGKYATIFEEEYRRAAKLPDFASLFAEVDVTSEAGEVHDGYFSIDKNKRWTDTAENNQANRDSAERAYNLIMKDKEKLLSFDTKLKFIFSHSALKEGWDNPNVFQICALREMGTERERRQTIGRGLRLCVNQQGERLRGFEINTLTVIATESYEAFAENLQKEIETDTGIRFGIVEKHQFAAIAVQQEDGSLAMLGFEESAAIHEYLKGADFIDAKGKVQDKLRTALKDGTLTVPDEHAAHLPQIKEVLRKIAGKLDIKNADDRKAVRVRKEILHSAEFQALWDRIKHRTTYRVHFDNAKLIEDCTKAISNAPPITKAKAIIRKADLAIGQGGVIATETATSGPVTIEEGDIALPDVLTDLQDRTQLTRRSLVTILTECGRLGDFKRNPQAFIELAAETINRAKRLALVDGIKYQRVGDDHFYAQELFEQEELTGYLKNMLQDTQKSVFEHVIYDSGGVERTFAEQLEKNEAVKVYAKLPGWFKVPTPLGTYNPDWAVLVQVGGAERLYFVVETKGDLFNDSLRGSEAAKIACGEAHFKALAVDENPARYVKATKIDDLMEHC is encoded by the coding sequence ATGAAACTCCATTTCGAGCCGGACCTCGACTACCAGCATGTTGCCATCGAAGCTGTCTGCGACCTGTTTCGCGGACAGGAGATCAATCGCACCGAATTTACCGTCACCCGTCAATCCGGCGGCGGCGCGCAGCAGGAGCTTGGCCTTGTCGAAAATGCGCTGGGTATCGGCAACCGCCTTTCCTTGCTCGATGACGAGATCATCGGCAATCTGAAAGGCATTCAGCTTCGTAACGGCCTGCCGCCATCTGCCAGCCTCGCGTCCGGTGACTTCACCGTAGAGATGGAGACGGGCACCGGCAAAACCTATGTCTATCTGCGCACGATCTTCGAGCTGAACAAACGCTTCGGCTTTACCAAATTCGTGATCGTGGTGCCGTCCGTCGCCATCAAGGAAGGGGTCTATAAAACCCTTCAAATCACCGAAGAACATTTCAAGGGGCTCTATTCAGGTCAACCCTTCGATTATTTCCTCTACGATTCATCGAAACTGGGTCAGGTGCGCAACTTCGCCACCAGCCCGACCATTCAGATCATGGTCGTCACCGTGGGTGCGATCAACAAGAAGGACGTGAATAACCTCTATAAAGACAGCGAGAAAACCGGTGGCGAAGCGCCCATCGACCTGATCCGCGCAACCCGTCCCGTCATCATCGTGGATGAGCCCCAAAGCGTGGACGGCGGCTTGGAGGGGCGCGGCAAAGAAGCCCTCACAGCGATGAACCCACTCTGCACGCTCCGTTATTCGGCAACCCATGCCGACAAGCACCACATGGTTTACCGGCTCGACGCCGTGGACGCCTATGAGCGCAAGCTGGTCAAACAGATCGAGGTGGCCTCGCTCGAAGTGGAAGGCGGCCACAACAAGGCGTATCTGCGTTTCCTCTCCGCCAGCAATAAGCGTGGCGCGATAACTGCCAAGGTCGAGATCGACGTGCAGGAAGGCGGGAAGGTTCACCGCAAGGAAGTCACCGTGCAGGACAGTGACGACCTTGAGGATGCGACAGGCCGCGCCATCTACAAGGATTGCCGCATAGGCGAAATCCGTGTCGCGGGCGCTGGCTCTCTACTCGAAGTGAAAACCGCAGGGTCGGAATCCTTTCTTAGCGTGGGGCAAGCCATCGGCGACGTGGACGCTGACGCCGTCAGGCGGCTGATGATCCGCCGCACGATCACCGAGCACCTAGAGAAGGAGCGCCGCCTTGCGCCCCTTGGCGTCAAGGTGCTCAGCCTGTTCTTCATCGACGCTGTCGAGCACTACCGCTCATACGATGAAGATGGGAACACGGTGAAAGGCAAATATGCGACGATCTTCGAGGAAGAATATCGCCGCGCTGCCAAACTCCCCGATTTTGCCAGCCTATTTGCCGAAGTGGACGTGACTTCCGAAGCTGGGGAAGTCCATGACGGCTATTTCTCCATCGACAAGAATAAACGCTGGACCGACACCGCCGAGAATAATCAGGCCAACCGCGACAGCGCCGAGCGCGCCTATAACCTGATTATGAAGGACAAGGAGAAGCTGCTCAGCTTCGATACGAAGCTCAAATTTATCTTCTCCCACTCTGCCTTGAAAGAGGGCTGGGACAATCCGAACGTGTTCCAGATTTGCGCGTTGCGAGAAATGGGCACCGAGCGCGAGCGCCGCCAGACCATCGGGCGCGGCCTGCGCCTCTGCGTAAACCAACAGGGTGAACGCCTGCGTGGCTTTGAGATCAACACGCTCACCGTCATCGCCACCGAAAGCTATGAAGCCTTTGCCGAAAACCTTCAAAAGGAAATCGAAACCGATACCGGCATCCGCTTCGGCATCGTCGAGAAGCACCAGTTTGCGGCTATTGCCGTCCAGCAGGAAGACGGCAGCCTCGCCATGTTGGGATTCGAGGAATCTGCCGCGATCCATGAATATCTCAAGGGTGCCGATTTTATCGACGCCAAGGGCAAGGTGCAGGATAAACTACGCACGGCGCTGAAAGACGGCACGCTGACGGTTCCCGACGAGCACGCCGCGCACCTGCCGCAGATTAAGGAAGTCCTGCGCAAAATCGCAGGGAAGCTGGACATCAAGAACGCCGACGACCGCAAGGCCGTGCGTGTGCGCAAGGAAATTCTGCACAGTGCAGAATTTCAGGCGCTATGGGATAGGATCAAGCACCGCACGACCTATCGCGTTCACTTCGACAACGCCAAGCTGATTGAGGATTGCACGAAGGCAATTTCCAACGCCCCGCCGATCACCAAGGCGAAAGCGATTATCCGCAAGGCTGATCTTGCCATTGGTCAGGGCGGCGTCATTGCGACCGAAACAGCAACTTCCGGTCCCGTCACCATCGAAGAAGGCGACATCGCGCTCCCTGACGTGCTGACCGATTTGCAGGACCGCACGCAGCTCACGCGCCGCAGCCTTGTCACCATCCTGACCGAGTGTGGCAGGCTTGGCGATTTCAAGCGCAATCCCCAAGCCTTCATCGAGCTTGCGGCGGAAACTATCAACCGTGCCAAACGCCTCGCGCTTGTGGACGGTATCAAGTACCAGCGGGTCGGCGACGATCATTTCTACGCGCAGGAGCTGTTCGAGCAGGAAGAACTGACCGGCTACCTCAAGAACATGCTTCAAGACACGCAGAAATCGGTGTTCGAGCATGTCATTTACGACTCCGGCGGCGTCGAGCGCACGTTCGCCGAGCAGCTCGAAAAGAACGAGGCGGTGAAGGTCTACGCCAAACTTCCCGGCTGGTTCAAAGTCCCGACGCCCCTCGGCACTTACAATCCCGATTGGGCGGTGCTGGTGCAGGTGGGCGGGGCGGAGCGCCTCTATTTCGTGGTCGAAACGAAAGGCGATTTGTTCAACGACTCGCTACGCGGTAGCGAAGCCGCAAAGATCGCCTGCGGTGAAGCGCACTTCAAGGCGCTGGCCGTTGACGAGAATCCCGCCCGTTACGTCAAAGCAACCAAGATCGACGATCTCATGGAGCATTGCTGA
- a CDS encoding gamma-glutamylcyclotransferase family protein, which translates to MSADSFVSFAYGSNMPVARLRERCPSARAIGIAELPGHELRWHKRSRDGSGKCDIFASAADVSVLGVLYEIAAHEKRALDRAEGLGAGYEEIEVEVLCGGSPITAKVYRATDTDPALRPYTWYRALVIAGAREHGLPASYITRLESVPADEDQDRVRHDERMALIAEVQA; encoded by the coding sequence ATGAGCGCGGACAGTTTTGTCAGTTTCGCCTACGGCTCCAATATGCCCGTTGCACGTCTGCGTGAACGGTGCCCGTCCGCTCGCGCAATCGGTATCGCCGAATTGCCCGGCCATGAATTGCGCTGGCACAAGCGAAGCAGAGACGGCTCGGGTAAGTGCGATATTTTCGCCAGCGCCGCCGACGTTTCCGTGCTTGGCGTACTCTATGAGATCGCAGCGCACGAGAAACGCGCGCTTGACCGCGCCGAAGGCTTGGGTGCCGGGTACGAAGAAATCGAAGTTGAGGTTCTTTGCGGCGGCAGTCCGATAACAGCCAAGGTATATAGAGCGACCGATACCGATCCCGCGCTTCGCCCCTATACATGGTATCGCGCCTTGGTCATCGCGGGTGCGCGCGAACACGGGCTTCCCGCGTCCTATATCACAAGGCTGGAATCCGTGCCTGCTGACGAAGATCAAGACCGCGTGCGTCATGACGAGCGTATGGCTTTGATCGCGGAGGTGCAGGCATGA
- a CDS encoding site-specific DNA-methyltransferase: MPEIKKLDLNDPATQSADIVNGNIQALEALFPEAFKEGGVDFDVLKQLLGGAINEKDEKYGLNWHGKRKAQQSALTPSTGTLLPCPDESVEWGATQNLMIEGDNLEVLKLLQKSFSRKVKAIYIDPPYNTGRNIVYPNDFSDPISAYLELTGQVDGGQKLTSNPETSGRFHSNWLSMIYPRLKVAKNLLSNDGVLFCTIDENEHASLSLVIKEIFGEGNYEHAYISIVHNPRGQQGKNISYVHENAIVVYPADQKKYLADVLKDEVDSRGLRDSGTESDRTDARNCFYPFIVKDGVIIDIGQVPENSFHPESCNVKRPDGTMEIWPMTDDGDEKKWRYARDSVEKILDKLEPKMGRTNVQIIFHKDSGTMRSVWQNARYDSSEYGTKLVESMIGEAGFTFPKSLWSVYDAVRVMTEHDPDAIVLDFFAGSGTTGHAVWKLNQDIGGNRRFILVQLPEAIEEGNKEQKIAAQFLKSRGRPLNIAEITKERLRASAKKVKEEGANGTASLGFRNFKLASSNISAWQPDPSDLEGTLLANTEHLVPGRTEQDVLYELLLKLGLDLCVPIEKKHIAGKAVHSIGGGALIVCLADGLATDTVETVANGIVAWWKALAPAVATRVVFKDSGFADDVAKANMAAILNQSGILDVRSL; the protein is encoded by the coding sequence ATGCCTGAAATCAAGAAACTGGACCTGAACGACCCTGCCACCCAAAGTGCGGACATTGTTAACGGCAATATTCAGGCGCTCGAAGCCCTGTTCCCCGAAGCGTTTAAGGAAGGTGGGGTCGACTTTGACGTGCTCAAGCAACTGCTGGGTGGAGCCATCAACGAAAAAGATGAAAAGTACGGACTTAACTGGCACGGGAAGCGCAAAGCGCAGCAGAGTGCACTTACACCATCTACAGGCACCCTATTGCCGTGCCCGGATGAGAGCGTCGAGTGGGGCGCAACGCAGAACTTGATGATCGAAGGTGATAACCTTGAAGTGCTGAAGCTCTTGCAAAAGAGTTTTAGCCGTAAGGTTAAGGCTATATACATTGACCCTCCCTATAACACAGGACGAAACATCGTATACCCGAACGATTTTTCCGATCCGATTTCCGCCTATCTCGAATTAACAGGGCAGGTGGATGGCGGTCAAAAGCTAACAAGCAATCCTGAAACAAGTGGGCGTTTTCACTCAAACTGGCTATCAATGATCTACCCAAGACTTAAGGTGGCCAAAAACCTTCTTTCCAATGATGGTGTCTTATTTTGTACAATAGATGAGAATGAACATGCTTCACTTTCGCTCGTAATCAAGGAGATTTTCGGGGAAGGCAATTATGAACATGCTTATATTTCCATCGTCCATAACCCTCGTGGCCAGCAAGGCAAGAATATATCTTACGTTCATGAGAACGCCATTGTTGTATATCCCGCAGACCAGAAAAAGTATCTTGCCGACGTTCTAAAAGACGAGGTGGATTCACGTGGCTTGAGAGATAGTGGCACCGAGTCAGATCGAACTGACGCACGGAATTGTTTCTATCCCTTTATTGTCAAGGACGGAGTCATTATCGACATTGGTCAAGTTCCTGAGAATAGTTTTCATCCTGAATCTTGCAACGTGAAGCGCCCCGACGGCACGATGGAAATCTGGCCAATGACGGACGACGGCGATGAAAAGAAATGGCGATACGCTAGAGACTCTGTAGAAAAAATACTGGATAAGCTAGAACCAAAAATGGGTCGCACCAACGTGCAGATCATTTTTCACAAGGATTCGGGAACAATGCGCAGCGTTTGGCAGAACGCGCGATATGACTCGAGCGAGTACGGAACAAAGCTGGTTGAGTCCATGATCGGTGAAGCCGGTTTCACATTCCCTAAAAGTCTTTGGTCAGTTTACGACGCGGTTAGAGTTATGACTGAGCATGATCCTGATGCAATTGTTTTGGATTTTTTCGCTGGTAGTGGGACGACTGGGCACGCCGTTTGGAAACTAAATCAAGACATTGGAGGAAACCGTCGTTTTATTTTGGTGCAGCTTCCAGAGGCGATTGAAGAGGGAAACAAGGAGCAAAAAATTGCTGCCCAATTTCTCAAATCAAGAGGCCGGCCATTGAACATTGCCGAGATTACAAAAGAAAGATTACGAGCGTCTGCGAAAAAGGTAAAAGAAGAAGGGGCAAACGGAACAGCTTCTTTGGGATTTCGAAATTTCAAATTGGCTTCATCTAACATCAGCGCTTGGCAGCCTGACCCGTCCGACCTCGAAGGCACCTTACTTGCCAATACCGAGCATCTTGTGCCGGGCCGCACCGAACAGGACGTGCTCTATGAGCTGTTGCTCAAGCTGGGCCTCGACCTCTGCGTGCCCATCGAGAAGAAGCACATTGCCGGTAAGGCTGTCCATTCCATCGGTGGCGGTGCGCTGATCGTTTGCCTTGCCGATGGCCTTGCCACGGACACCGTTGAAACCGTCGCCAATGGCATCGTCGCATGGTGGAAGGCGCTTGCGCCCGCCGTCGCCACGCGCGTCGTGTTCAAGGATTCCGGCTTCGCCGATGACGTAGCCAAGGCCAATATGGCCGCGATCCTCAACCAGAGCGGTATCCTCGACGTGAGGAGCCTGTGA
- a CDS encoding DUF4391 domain-containing protein, with the protein MTAGVNFLTIVNALGLPPGARVDARVPKKLLVEQGAPTAADKRAIQDGIDELQWFAACKPATIGVPTFADDTREYLEIAVIGCAFRSGAKASRLIELIHRAVPYPVLLITTDEQGITVSATHKRHAQNEAGRTVIEQIVAASGLRTDAADSTQALFVKSLALARQPRADLFALYTGWIARIEAVNAARLTGAFTATDDQDAIDRRREALDVHARLTKEIDGLRAKAKREKQLSRRVDLNLEIQGREADLAACVKQL; encoded by the coding sequence ATGACGGCAGGAGTAAACTTCCTCACTATCGTCAACGCGCTGGGGCTTCCGCCCGGCGCGCGCGTCGATGCACGTGTGCCCAAAAAGCTGTTGGTCGAACAAGGCGCGCCGACCGCCGCCGACAAGCGAGCCATTCAGGACGGGATCGACGAACTGCAATGGTTCGCTGCCTGCAAACCCGCCACTATCGGTGTGCCGACCTTTGCAGACGATACCCGCGAATACCTTGAGATTGCCGTTATCGGTTGCGCATTCCGCTCCGGCGCGAAAGCCTCGCGCCTGATCGAGCTGATCCACCGCGCCGTTCCCTATCCGGTGCTGCTTATCACCACCGACGAGCAGGGCATTACCGTATCGGCAACACATAAACGCCATGCACAGAATGAAGCAGGCCGCACCGTGATCGAACAGATTGTCGCCGCCAGCGGGCTCCGCACCGACGCGGCAGATTCTACACAAGCTTTGTTCGTGAAAAGCCTCGCATTGGCGCGGCAACCACGTGCCGATCTGTTCGCCCTCTATACTGGCTGGATTGCCCGAATAGAGGCCGTGAATGCCGCGCGCCTGACAGGTGCCTTCACCGCAACCGACGATCAGGACGCAATAGATCGTCGCCGTGAAGCACTCGACGTACATGCGCGCCTCACCAAAGAAATCGACGGCCTACGTGCTAAGGCTAAGCGCGAGAAGCAACTTAGCCGCCGCGTTGACCTCAATCTCGAAATTCAAGGCCGCGAGGCTGACCTCGCTGCCTGCGTCAAGCAATTATGA